One part of the Humulus lupulus chromosome 9, drHumLupu1.1, whole genome shotgun sequence genome encodes these proteins:
- the LOC133801579 gene encoding cyanidin 3-O-galactoside 2''-O-xylosyltransferase FGGT1-like, with translation MDTQEQTKMTEEKKLHIAMHPWLAMGHLTSFLHISNKLAERGHRISFYIPIKTQSKLLSFNLHPHLISFVPIHVPHVEGLPPGAETTADVPFHLLSFLMTAMDLTRPQLEASLQELKPHFIFFDFTHWVPEAVRRFGIKSVYYCTVSPATFGFMMSPDRELNRVSLTEADLVRPLPGFPSSASIRFRSHEARDLVKIMEQEFGSGVSFNKRQRASLDDSDAIAFKTSREMEGVYSDYVAEKWRKTVILAGPVVPEPPKSVLEGETASFLSRFEKGSVVYCAFGSECVLGKEQFQQLVLGLELTGRPFLVALKPPVGSETVESALPDGFEKRVGSSRGMVQGGWVQQQLILSHGSVGCFVTHCGSGSLLEAMVNECQLVLVPNVGDQIINARIMSKDLKVGVEVEKDDEDGLFTKEGVCRAVETVMVEESLVGMEVRANHKKWREFLLSEGLEDSYIDGFIKALYSLITTS, from the coding sequence ATGGACACACAAGAACAAACGAAAATGACAGAAGAAAAGAAGCTTCACATAGCGATGCATCCATGGCTGGCCATGGGACACCTCACCTCGTTCCTCCACATCTCCAACAAGTTAGCCGAAAGAGGCCACAGAATCTCCTTCTACATACCAATCAAAACGCAGTCCAAACTACTGTCGTTCAACCTCCACCCACACCTCATCTCATTCGTCCCCATCCACGTGCCCCACGTCGAAGGTCTCCCTCCCGGTGCCGAAACCACCGCCGACGTTCCTTTCCATCTCCTCTCGTTTCTCATGACAGCCATGGATCTCACTCGTCCCCAACTCGAAGcttctcttcaagaactcaaaccCCATTTCATCTTCTTCGATTTCACCCACTGGGTACCTGAAGCGGTACGTCGTTTTGGGATCAAGTCAGTCTATTACTGCACCGTTAGCCCTGCAACATTCGGGTTCATGATGAGTCCAGATAGAGAACTGAACCGAGTTTCGTTAACCGAAGCAGATTTAGTAAGGCCTCTACCGGGCTTCCCATCATCTGCTTCCATTAGATTTCGGTCCCACGAAGCTCGAGACCTCGTCAAAATAATGGAACAAGAATTCGGGAGCGGAGTCTCGTTCAACAAACGACAGCGAGCCTCGTTAGACGACAGCGACGCCATCGCTTTCAAAACCTCGAGAGAGATGGAGGGAGTCTACTCCGATTACGTGGCCGAGAAGTGGCGGAAGACGGTTATTCTCGCGGGTCCGGTGGTGCCGGAGCCACCGAAATCGGTGTTGGAAGGCGAAACGGCGTCGTTTCTTTCGAGATTCGAGAAGGGTAGCGTGGTGTACTGCGCTTTCGGGAGCGAATGCGTTCTGGGAAAAGAGCAATTCCAACAACTTGTTCTGGGTCTCGAGTTGACCGGTCGACCGTTCCTAGTGGCGCTGAAACCCCCAGTTGGGTCTGAAACAGTGGAGTCAGCTTTGCCAGATGGGTTCGAGAAGAGAGTTGGGAGTAGCAGAGGGATGGTCCAGGGGGGTTGGGTCCAGCAGCAGCTGATACTGAGCCATGGCTCGGTTGGGTGCTTTGTGACTCACTGTGGTTCTGGGTCTTTGCTGGAAGCTATGGTGAATGAGTGTCAACTGGTTTTGGTCCCAAACGTTGGAGATCAGATTATCAATGCTAGGATCATGAGTAAAGATCTCAAAGTTGGAGTTGAGGTTGAGAAAGACGATGAAGATGGGTTGTTTACTAAAGAAGGTGTTTGTAGAGCTGTGGAGACTGTAATGGTGGAGGAGAGCCTTGTGGGCATGGAAGTTAGGGCTAATCATAAGAAATGGAGAGAGTTTCTTTTGAGTGAAGGGCTTGAGGACTCTTATATTGATGGCTTTATCAAAGCACTATATAGTCTTATCACTACCTCTTGA